From a region of the Enterobacter cancerogenus genome:
- a CDS encoding O-linked N-acetylglucosamine transferase family protein gives MKKSPAKSFQNSEQPIDHSIKEKMRLAVEWLSTQPEKSLNVANELLVENATNYLLWVIAARAHQRLGQFFQAGECVDKALKIDSNNVEAIYAKSDLLYRSDRLAEAEEYLSTAIHQVEKNAANPLRLLLATVLQKSKKYEEAQALYKQLTAEMPGNWLYWNNLGMVQQDLSQFNEMDEAYQHSCEVSKDNPTPYFNRIVGAHYNPERSAEDILKLCKSWQENFPPRSVKRAVAKNKAPDKCLRIGLVSDGLRLHPVGQMIVMGLEHIPASQIEFYAYSTNYQEDHLTHRLKRMCASWRVVEHIGAAELDKIVREDEIDILFDLCGYNANSRMQTFQLQPAPIQIKWVGGLISSTGLAGMDYLLSDAIETPEWADSLYTEKLIRMPDDYICYDPPFYLPAVSEMPVKTKGYFTFGCFNNASKINDFLLNQWAVLLHSVPDSRLFLKSFNFDNENLKERVLTTLEGHGIARERVRIEGMAPHQELLACYNEVDIALDPWPYSGGLTTCEALAMGVPVVTLPGPTFAGRHSASHLVNAGLQELVASDWQNFIDITVGLTQDLNSLEIIRGNMREILLASPVCDGQRFAKHFSQAMRAVWQRYCEGKKPEALTLRCDEAPYFLDDNQPVELKMPAEVDVAARRIESEDFSFALAGKVITMDFGGSFTTGKKFISLTELDSFFFIIMDTLGVVEDKHLPPRKKSMQHIKLHTLGNGELTPVYMCLDNRLSSTLKPLNTMNAAGAEVLVELKSQSSQLDNIHGLEKVDLLVLDNKFDLAPVFQYGSRILQECLTVEVKITFANTHQGQMSLDAIGSVLAHSGFNFHSFTDVEYGAPKVFANAEPLASTQMVSAKAIFIPGEHRLCNLSSAQHEKLAFIMHVVYGLHDVAATLLQAHSSGRAEAYINEILFPHQLTTAKQRKHGLPQKLVVSLTSWHKRFATLQYTLQRLLKQTVKADRIILWLAESERHLVPENVLAFASKGIEIKYCDDIRSYKKIVPTLIEEPNAFIVTADDDLAYQPQWLEKLIAGWDGDYKTVVAHRAHKIRLGSDNTPIPYKEWKWNYSVTTDLSNLIFPTTGFGALYPPKCFHADVLKKEIFEKLAPGADDVWLFWMCRMNGVKFNVVPEHMESEEWKGTSEDGLWQTNLLQGENDKYIKNMIAHYGFAPEAKAVIDRSATKSDDNRDSQKESLAFRQSGQYWDDRYRLKGNSGAGSYGRLADFKAEVINAFVKEEQVSSVMEFGCGDGNQLSLADYPRYTGFDVSDHAIQLCRNRFSNDPTKDFYPVGDWTGQQAELTLSLDVIYHLIEDEIFEKYMQTLFSAASRFVIVYASNNEEYNVSISKYAQHVYHRKFTDWVLKNRGESWELHKYIPNKYQFDANDQNNTSFADFYIFRRVDS, from the coding sequence ATGAAAAAATCACCCGCCAAGTCTTTTCAGAACAGTGAGCAACCCATTGATCATTCGATCAAAGAAAAAATGCGTCTTGCTGTTGAATGGCTGTCTACTCAGCCAGAAAAATCACTCAATGTAGCTAACGAATTACTCGTTGAAAACGCTACTAACTACCTGCTCTGGGTTATTGCTGCACGCGCACATCAGAGGTTGGGACAGTTTTTCCAGGCTGGCGAATGCGTTGATAAAGCGCTTAAAATTGATTCAAATAACGTTGAAGCCATCTACGCGAAATCGGACCTTTTATATCGCAGCGACCGTTTAGCAGAAGCAGAAGAATATCTGTCCACGGCGATTCATCAGGTTGAAAAAAACGCGGCCAATCCGCTGCGACTTCTTCTTGCTACGGTCTTACAGAAATCGAAAAAATATGAAGAGGCGCAGGCGCTTTATAAGCAGTTAACCGCTGAAATGCCAGGTAACTGGCTCTACTGGAATAACCTGGGGATGGTCCAACAAGACCTGAGCCAGTTCAACGAGATGGATGAGGCGTACCAGCACAGCTGTGAAGTCTCAAAAGATAACCCTACGCCCTATTTTAACCGTATCGTTGGTGCGCACTATAATCCGGAGCGCAGCGCCGAAGACATTCTTAAACTGTGTAAAAGCTGGCAGGAAAATTTCCCCCCGCGCTCGGTTAAGCGTGCGGTTGCCAAAAATAAAGCACCAGACAAGTGCCTGCGTATTGGTCTTGTCTCGGATGGCTTGCGCTTGCATCCGGTCGGGCAGATGATTGTGATGGGGCTGGAGCACATTCCCGCCTCACAGATTGAATTCTACGCCTACAGCACCAACTACCAGGAAGATCACCTGACTCACCGCTTAAAGCGCATGTGTGCCAGCTGGCGGGTCGTGGAGCATATTGGCGCTGCTGAGCTTGATAAGATTGTCCGCGAAGACGAGATTGATATTCTGTTCGACCTCTGCGGCTATAACGCCAACAGCCGTATGCAAACCTTCCAGCTGCAGCCCGCGCCGATTCAAATCAAGTGGGTAGGGGGGTTAATCAGCAGCACCGGGCTGGCCGGCATGGACTACCTGCTCAGCGACGCCATCGAAACGCCTGAATGGGCGGACTCGCTGTATACCGAAAAGTTGATCCGTATGCCGGATGACTATATTTGCTACGATCCGCCGTTCTACCTCCCGGCGGTGAGCGAAATGCCGGTTAAAACCAAAGGCTACTTCACCTTCGGCTGTTTTAATAACGCCTCTAAAATCAATGATTTTTTATTAAACCAGTGGGCGGTGCTATTGCACAGCGTGCCGGATTCCAGGCTGTTCCTGAAAAGCTTCAACTTTGATAACGAGAACTTAAAAGAGCGTGTATTGACGACCCTGGAAGGCCACGGTATCGCGCGCGAACGCGTGCGTATCGAAGGGATGGCACCGCATCAGGAGCTACTGGCCTGCTATAACGAGGTTGATATTGCCCTCGATCCCTGGCCGTACTCCGGTGGGCTGACCACCTGTGAAGCCCTGGCGATGGGCGTGCCTGTCGTGACCTTGCCGGGCCCAACCTTTGCGGGGCGTCACTCCGCCTCTCACCTGGTTAACGCGGGCCTGCAGGAACTGGTGGCCAGCGACTGGCAGAACTTTATTGATATTACCGTCGGCCTGACTCAGGACCTCAACAGCCTGGAGATTATCCGCGGCAACATGCGCGAGATTTTACTGGCCTCGCCGGTATGCGACGGCCAGCGCTTTGCGAAACATTTCTCGCAGGCAATGCGCGCCGTCTGGCAGCGTTACTGTGAAGGTAAAAAACCCGAAGCGCTGACCCTGCGCTGCGACGAGGCGCCTTATTTCCTGGATGATAACCAGCCGGTCGAACTGAAGATGCCGGCAGAGGTTGACGTTGCCGCGAGGCGAATCGAAAGTGAAGACTTCTCCTTCGCACTGGCGGGTAAGGTCATCACCATGGACTTTGGCGGCAGCTTCACAACGGGTAAGAAATTTATCAGCCTGACCGAGCTGGATTCATTCTTCTTTATCATTATGGATACCCTCGGGGTCGTCGAAGACAAACACCTGCCGCCGCGCAAAAAATCGATGCAGCACATCAAACTGCACACCTTAGGCAACGGCGAACTCACGCCGGTGTATATGTGTTTGGATAATCGGCTGAGCAGTACGCTAAAACCTCTGAACACGATGAACGCCGCTGGCGCAGAAGTTCTCGTCGAGCTGAAATCTCAGTCATCGCAGCTTGATAATATTCATGGGCTGGAAAAGGTCGATCTGTTGGTGCTGGACAACAAATTCGATCTGGCACCCGTCTTCCAGTATGGGTCGCGCATTCTGCAAGAGTGTCTGACCGTCGAAGTCAAAATTACCTTTGCGAATACTCATCAGGGCCAGATGTCCCTGGACGCGATTGGCAGCGTACTCGCGCACTCCGGCTTTAACTTCCACAGCTTTACGGACGTTGAGTACGGTGCGCCAAAAGTCTTTGCTAACGCTGAGCCTCTGGCCTCAACGCAGATGGTGTCGGCTAAAGCGATATTTATTCCGGGCGAGCACAGGCTGTGCAATCTCAGTAGTGCGCAGCATGAAAAATTAGCCTTTATTATGCATGTGGTTTATGGCCTGCATGACGTTGCGGCCACGCTGTTGCAGGCGCACTCGTCCGGGCGTGCAGAGGCTTATATTAATGAGATTTTATTTCCCCACCAGCTCACTACTGCAAAACAGCGGAAACACGGTTTACCGCAAAAGCTTGTTGTCAGCTTAACCTCCTGGCATAAGCGTTTTGCTACGCTGCAATACACCCTTCAACGTTTATTGAAACAGACCGTTAAAGCGGATCGTATTATTTTGTGGCTTGCCGAGTCGGAGCGCCATCTCGTTCCAGAAAACGTCCTTGCCTTTGCGTCGAAGGGTATTGAGATAAAATATTGCGACGATATTCGCTCTTACAAGAAAATTGTCCCGACGTTAATTGAGGAACCGAATGCCTTCATCGTGACGGCCGATGATGATTTAGCCTATCAGCCGCAATGGCTGGAAAAACTTATTGCCGGTTGGGATGGGGATTATAAAACGGTGGTTGCGCACCGGGCACATAAAATCCGTCTTGGCAGCGATAACACCCCCATTCCTTATAAAGAGTGGAAATGGAATTACTCCGTCACCACGGATCTTTCTAACCTCATTTTCCCGACCACGGGATTCGGTGCGCTTTATCCACCAAAATGCTTCCATGCTGATGTGCTCAAAAAAGAGATTTTTGAGAAATTAGCGCCTGGCGCTGACGATGTCTGGCTGTTCTGGATGTGTCGTATGAACGGAGTGAAATTTAACGTTGTTCCTGAACATATGGAATCCGAGGAATGGAAAGGAACCTCAGAAGATGGTCTGTGGCAAACTAACCTGCTGCAGGGTGAGAACGACAAGTATATTAAGAACATGATTGCCCATTATGGCTTTGCGCCGGAGGCGAAAGCGGTTATCGATCGTTCTGCGACGAAGTCCGATGATAACCGCGACTCTCAGAAAGAATCCCTGGCCTTCCGTCAGTCGGGCCAGTACTGGGACGATCGTTACCGCTTAAAAGGCAACTCCGGAGCGGGCTCTTATGGTCGCCTGGCTGACTTTAAGGCCGAGGTTATTAACGCGTTCGTGAAAGAGGAGCAGGTGAGTTCTGTGATGGAGTTCGGCTGCGGTGATGGTAACCAGTTGTCTCTCGCTGACTATCCTCGCTATACGGGTTTTGATGTTTCTGACCATGCGATACAGCTCTGCCGGAATCGGTTTAGCAACGACCCGACAAAAGATTTTTATCCGGTAGGTGACTGGACAGGGCAGCAGGCAGAATTAACCCTCTCCCTGGACGTGATTTATCATCTTATTGAAGATGAAATTTTTGAAAAGTATATGCAGACGCTTTTCTCTGCGGCATCGAGATTTGTCATCGTTTATGCCTCGAACAATGAGGAATATAACGTTTCTATCTCGAAATATGCCCAGCACGTGTATCATCGAAAATTCACGGATTGGGTCTTGAAAAACAGAGGCGAATCCTGGGAGTTACATAAGTACATACCTAATAAATATCAGTTTGATGCTAACGATCAAAACAATACGTCGTTTGCTGATTTCTATATTTTCCGTCGAGTTGATAGCTAA
- a CDS encoding RNA polymerase sigma factor FliA: MNSLYTAEGVMDKHSLWQRYVPLVRHEALRLQVRLPASVELDDLLQAGGIGLLNAVDRYDALQGTAFTTYAVQRIRGAMLDELRSRDWVPRSVRRNAREVAHAMGQLEQELGRNATETEVAERLGIAVEDYRQMLLDTNNSQLFSYDEWREEHGDSIELVTDEHQQENPLHHLMEGNLRQRVMEAIEALPEREQLVLTLYYQEELNLKEIGAVLEVGESRVSQLHSQAIKRLRTKLGKL; encoded by the coding sequence GTGAATTCACTCTATACCGCTGAAGGTGTAATGGATAAACACTCGCTGTGGCAGCGTTATGTCCCGCTGGTGCGTCACGAAGCATTGCGCCTCCAGGTGCGGTTGCCGGCGAGCGTGGAACTGGACGATCTGCTACAGGCGGGCGGTATCGGGTTATTAAATGCAGTTGACCGATACGACGCTCTGCAAGGAACGGCATTTACGACTTACGCAGTTCAGCGTATTCGTGGTGCGATGCTGGACGAGTTGCGCAGCCGCGATTGGGTGCCGCGCAGCGTTCGCCGCAACGCGCGCGAAGTGGCTCATGCAATGGGACAGCTGGAACAGGAACTGGGGCGCAACGCGACGGAAACGGAAGTGGCGGAGCGTCTGGGGATTGCTGTTGAAGACTATCGTCAGATGTTGCTCGATACCAATAATAGCCAACTCTTCTCTTACGATGAGTGGCGCGAAGAGCATGGCGACAGTATCGAGCTGGTGACGGATGAGCATCAGCAAGAAAACCCGTTACACCATTTAATGGAAGGTAACTTACGCCAGCGCGTGATGGAAGCGATTGAAGCGTTACCAGAACGTGAACAGCTGGTGTTGACCCTTTATTACCAGGAAGAGCTTAATCTCAAGGAGATTGGCGCGGTGCTGGAAGTAGGGGAGTCGCGGGTTAGCCAGCTGCACAGCCAGGCCATAAAACGCTTACGGACAAAACTGGGTAAGTTGTAG
- the fliZ gene encoding flagella biosynthesis regulatory protein FliZ, with amino-acid sequence MTVQHAKRRPLSRYLKDFKHSQTHCAHCNKLLDRITLVRRGEIVNKIAISRLDTLLDEAAWREEQKEWVALCRFCGDLHCKEQSDFFDIIGFKQFLFEQTEMSHGTVREYVVRLRRLGQHLTLQNLSPDLLKTGYLDENLEPWLPATSTNNYRIALRKYAQYKVQMPVALQQKVHAETTSDIY; translated from the coding sequence ATGACGGTGCAGCACGCTAAAAGACGGCCTCTAAGCCGCTACCTGAAAGACTTTAAACACAGCCAGACGCATTGCGCCCACTGTAACAAGCTACTCGACCGTATCACGCTGGTACGTCGCGGTGAAATCGTGAATAAAATTGCGATCTCTCGCCTCGATACCTTACTGGATGAAGCCGCCTGGCGCGAAGAGCAAAAAGAGTGGGTAGCGCTTTGCCGTTTCTGTGGCGATCTCCATTGCAAAGAGCAAAGCGACTTCTTTGATATCATCGGCTTCAAACAGTTCCTGTTTGAGCAGACCGAGATGAGCCACGGCACCGTGCGTGAATATGTGGTGCGCCTGCGCCGTCTTGGTCAGCATCTCACTCTGCAGAACCTTTCCCCTGATCTGCTGAAGACCGGTTATCTGGATGAGAATCTGGAGCCATGGTTACCTGCCACCAGCACCAACAACTACCGCATTGCGCTGCGCAAGTACGCGCAATATAAGGTACAAATGCCGGTGGCGTTACAGCAGAAAGTCCACGCCGAGACAACTTCTGATATATATTAA
- the tcyJ gene encoding cystine ABC transporter substrate-binding protein has protein sequence MKLALLGRQALMGVMAVALVAGMSVKTFAAENLLNKVKERGTLLVGLEGTYPPFSFQGDDGKLTGFEVEFAEELAKHLGVKASLKPTKWDGMLASLDSKRIDVVINQVTISDERKKKYDFSTPYTVSGIQALVKKGNEGTIKSAADLKGKKVGVGLGTNYEEWLRQNVQGVDIRTYDDDPTKYQDLRVGRIDAILVDRLAALDLVKKTNNTLAVAGDAFSRQESGVAVRKGNDDLLKAIDGAIAEMQKDGSLKALSEKWFGADVTK, from the coding sequence ATGAAATTAGCACTTCTGGGTCGTCAGGCGCTGATGGGTGTGATGGCCGTTGCGCTGGTCGCAGGGATGAGCGTGAAAACGTTCGCGGCGGAAAATCTGCTGAATAAAGTCAAAGAGCGCGGCACGCTGCTGGTTGGGCTGGAAGGAACCTATCCTCCGTTCAGCTTCCAGGGTGACGACGGTAAACTGACCGGTTTTGAAGTCGAGTTTGCCGAAGAGCTGGCGAAGCACCTGGGCGTCAAAGCCTCTCTCAAGCCAACCAAATGGGACGGGATGCTGGCCTCGCTGGATTCTAAACGCATCGATGTGGTGATCAATCAGGTGACCATTTCTGATGAGCGTAAGAAGAAATATGATTTCTCCACGCCGTACACCGTGTCGGGTATCCAGGCGCTGGTGAAGAAAGGTAACGAAGGGACCATCAAGTCCGCGGCTGACCTGAAAGGGAAAAAAGTCGGCGTCGGTCTGGGGACCAACTACGAAGAGTGGCTGCGTCAGAACGTTCAGGGTGTGGATATCCGTACCTATGATGACGACCCGACGAAATATCAGGACCTCCGCGTAGGCCGTATCGATGCCATTCTGGTAGACCGTCTGGCCGCGCTGGATCTGGTGAAGAAAACCAACAATACCCTGGCCGTTGCGGGTGATGCGTTCTCTCGTCAGGAGTCTGGTGTGGCGGTGCGTAAAGGTAACGACGATTTGCTGAAAGCCATCGATGGCGCGATTGCAGAGATGCAAAAAGACGGCAGCCTGAAGGCGCTGTCTGAGAAGTGGTTCGGCGCCGACGTGACCAAATAA
- the dcyD gene encoding D-cysteine desulfhydrase, giving the protein MSLQNVTRFPRLEFIGAPTPLEYLPRFSDYLGRDIFIKRDDVTPMAMGGNKLRKLEFLAADALREGADTLITAGAIQSNHVRQTAAVAAKLGLHCVALLENPIGTQAENYLTNGNRLLLDLFNVQVEMVDALNDPNAQLEELATRLEAQGFRPYVIPVGGSNALGALGYVESALEIAQQCEGAVSLSSVVVASGSAGTHAGLAVGLEQLMPDVELIGVTVSRSVAEQKPKVVTLQQAVAEQLELKAKAEILLWDDYFAPGYGTPNEEGMEAVKLLARLEGILLDPVYTGKAMAGLIDGITRKRFKDEGPILFVHTGGAPALFAYHPHV; this is encoded by the coding sequence ATGTCACTGCAGAATGTAACGCGCTTCCCCCGCCTGGAATTTATTGGGGCACCCACGCCGCTGGAGTACCTGCCGCGTTTTTCTGACTATTTAGGACGCGATATTTTCATCAAACGGGATGACGTGACGCCAATGGCGATGGGCGGCAACAAGCTGCGCAAGCTGGAATTCCTCGCCGCCGATGCCCTGCGCGAAGGGGCGGATACGCTGATCACCGCCGGGGCCATTCAGTCGAACCACGTTCGCCAGACGGCCGCAGTGGCGGCGAAGCTGGGGCTGCACTGCGTGGCACTGCTGGAAAATCCTATCGGAACGCAGGCGGAAAACTACCTGACCAACGGCAACCGGCTGCTGCTGGATCTGTTCAACGTGCAGGTGGAAATGGTCGATGCGTTGAACGATCCGAATGCGCAGCTCGAGGAACTGGCCACGCGGCTGGAAGCTCAGGGGTTTCGGCCCTATGTGATCCCGGTCGGCGGTTCGAATGCACTGGGGGCGCTGGGTTATGTGGAGAGCGCGCTGGAAATCGCGCAGCAGTGTGAAGGCGCAGTGAGCTTATCCTCGGTGGTGGTTGCCTCCGGCAGCGCGGGCACGCATGCCGGGCTGGCGGTCGGGCTTGAACAGCTAATGCCGGACGTTGAACTGATTGGCGTGACGGTGTCCCGCAGCGTGGCCGAGCAAAAACCGAAGGTCGTCACATTACAGCAGGCGGTGGCTGAGCAGCTAGAGCTGAAGGCAAAAGCCGAGATCCTGCTGTGGGATGACTATTTTGCGCCAGGCTATGGCACGCCAAACGAAGAGGGTATGGAAGCGGTCAAACTGCTGGCGCGTCTGGAAGGTATCCTGCTTGACCCGGTCTACACGGGCAAGGCAATGGCAGGCCTGATTGACGGCATTACCCGCAAGCGCTTTAAGGATGAAGGCCCGATTTTATTCGTACACACGGGCGGAGCGCCCGCGCTGTTTGCCTATCATCCGCATGTTTAA
- the tcyL gene encoding cystine ABC transporter permease: MQESIQLVIDSLPFLLKGAVFTLQLSIGGMFFGLVLGFVLALMRMSHVLPIRWLARFYISVFRGTPLIAQLFMIYYGLPQFGIELDPIPAAMIGLSLNTAAYTSETLRAAISSIDKGQWEAAASIGMTPWQTLRRAILPQAARVALPPLSNSFISLVKDTSLAATIQVPELFRQAQLITSRTLEVFTMYLAASLIYWVMATVLSALQNYFENQLNRQERDPK, from the coding sequence ATGCAAGAAAGTATTCAACTGGTTATTGATTCACTGCCCTTTCTGCTGAAGGGGGCGGTGTTTACCCTCCAGCTCAGCATCGGCGGGATGTTCTTCGGCCTGGTGCTCGGGTTTGTGCTGGCATTGATGCGCATGTCTCATGTCCTGCCGATTCGCTGGCTGGCACGGTTCTACATCTCCGTGTTTCGCGGTACGCCGCTTATCGCGCAGCTGTTTATGATTTACTACGGTTTGCCCCAGTTCGGCATCGAGCTTGATCCGATCCCCGCAGCGATGATTGGCCTGTCGCTTAACACCGCGGCATACACCTCCGAAACCCTGCGGGCGGCCATCTCGTCCATCGATAAAGGACAGTGGGAAGCCGCTGCCAGTATCGGGATGACGCCCTGGCAGACGCTGCGAAGGGCGATCCTGCCGCAGGCGGCGCGGGTGGCCTTGCCTCCGCTCAGCAACAGTTTTATCAGCCTGGTGAAAGATACTTCGCTTGCCGCGACGATCCAGGTGCCGGAACTGTTTCGTCAGGCGCAGCTCATCACGTCGCGCACGCTGGAGGTCTTCACCATGTATCTTGCGGCATCGCTGATTTACTGGGTGATGGCGACCGTGCTCTCCGCGCTGCAGAACTACTTTGAAAACCAGCTTAACCGCCAGGAGCGAGATCCGAAATGA
- the tcyN gene encoding L-cystine ABC transporter ATP-binding protein TcyN: MSAIDVKNLVKKFHGQTVLHGIDLEVEEGEVVAIVGPSGSGKTTLLRSINLLEQPEGGTIRVGDITIDTGKSFAQQKGLIRRLRQHVGFVFQSFNLFPHRTVLENIIEGPVIVKGEPKEEAIARARELLAKVGLAGKETSYPRRLSGGQQQRVAIARALAMRPEVILFDEPTSALDPELVGEVLNTIRQLAQEKRTMVIVTHEMSFARDVADRAIFMDQGRIVEQGPAKRLFADPQQPRTRQFLEKFLMQ; the protein is encoded by the coding sequence ATGAGTGCTATCGACGTTAAAAACCTGGTGAAAAAATTCCACGGTCAGACGGTGCTTCATGGCATCGACCTGGAAGTGGAGGAGGGTGAAGTGGTGGCGATCGTCGGCCCCAGCGGTTCAGGGAAAACCACGCTGTTGCGCAGTATTAATTTACTCGAACAGCCGGAAGGGGGGACGATCCGCGTGGGTGATATCACCATCGATACCGGGAAATCTTTTGCGCAGCAGAAAGGGTTGATCCGCCGTTTGCGACAGCATGTGGGTTTTGTGTTTCAAAGCTTCAATCTTTTCCCGCACCGCACGGTGCTGGAGAACATCATTGAAGGCCCGGTCATTGTGAAGGGCGAGCCGAAGGAAGAAGCCATAGCCCGCGCGCGTGAGCTGCTGGCAAAAGTGGGGCTGGCAGGAAAAGAGACCAGCTACCCGCGACGTTTGTCCGGCGGGCAACAGCAGCGCGTGGCCATTGCCCGTGCGCTGGCGATGCGCCCTGAGGTAATATTATTTGACGAACCTACTTCCGCGCTTGACCCGGAGCTGGTGGGTGAAGTGTTGAATACTATCCGTCAGCTTGCGCAAGAGAAGCGCACAATGGTGATCGTTACGCATGAAATGAGTTTTGCGCGCGACGTAGCCGACCGGGCCATCTTTATGGATCAGGGCCGCATCGTTGAGCAGGGGCCAGCTAAGCGCTTATTTGCTGACCCTCAGCAGCCGCGAACCCGGCAGTTCCTGGAAAAGTTCCTCATGCAGTAG
- the sdiA gene encoding transcriptional regulator SdiA: MRDSDFFTWRRKCFLRFQELTCADEVYQELQQQTQALEFDYFSLCVRHPVPFTRPKISVHSSYPDRWMAQYKSENYFAVDPVLKPENFIQGHLPWTDELFADAQELWGGAQDHGIRKGITQCLMLPNHALGFLSVSRTSLRENAIHHEEIELRLQMLVQMALTSLLRFEHETVMPPEMKFSKREREILKWTAEGKTSAEIAIILSISENTVNFHQKNMQKKFNAPNKTQIACYAAATGLI; encoded by the coding sequence ATGAGGGATTCAGACTTTTTCACGTGGCGACGGAAATGCTTCCTTCGCTTTCAGGAGTTGACCTGTGCTGACGAGGTTTATCAAGAACTTCAGCAGCAAACACAGGCGCTCGAATTTGATTACTTCTCACTCTGCGTTCGACATCCGGTGCCGTTTACGCGCCCGAAGATTTCTGTACATTCCAGTTATCCCGATCGGTGGATGGCGCAATATAAGTCTGAGAATTATTTCGCGGTCGATCCGGTGCTTAAACCGGAGAACTTTATCCAGGGCCATTTACCCTGGACCGATGAATTATTCGCGGATGCCCAGGAATTATGGGGCGGGGCGCAGGACCACGGCATTCGCAAAGGCATAACGCAATGTCTGATGCTGCCGAATCATGCGCTCGGGTTCCTTTCGGTCTCCCGAACCAGCCTGCGCGAAAATGCGATCCACCATGAAGAGATCGAGCTGCGGCTGCAAATGCTGGTGCAAATGGCGCTGACGTCGTTGCTGAGGTTCGAACATGAGACGGTCATGCCGCCCGAAATGAAATTCAGTAAGCGCGAGCGTGAAATCCTGAAGTGGACAGCGGAAGGTAAAACCTCGGCGGAAATAGCCATCATTCTCTCGATTTCGGAGAACACGGTTAATTTCCATCAAAAGAATATGCAGAAGAAATTCAACGCGCCGAACAAAACGCAGATTGCTTGCTACGCGGCGGCGACAGGACTGATTTGA
- a CDS encoding DUF2594 family protein gives MSTPEFATAENNQELAQEVNCLKSLLTLMLQAMGQADAGRVIIKMEKQIAQMEDQAESEVFANTVKQIKQAYRQ, from the coding sequence ATGAGCACACCTGAATTTGCCACTGCGGAGAATAACCAGGAACTGGCACAGGAAGTAAACTGTCTGAAATCGCTGCTGACGCTTATGCTACAGGCCATGGGTCAGGCGGACGCGGGACGTGTGATCATTAAAATGGAAAAACAGATCGCGCAGATGGAAGATCAGGCAGAGTCAGAGGTGTTTGCCAATACGGTTAAGCAGATCAAACAGGCTTACCGTCAGTAA
- the uvrY gene encoding UvrY/SirA/GacA family response regulator transcription factor — translation MINVLLVDDHELVRAGIRRILEDIKGIKVAGEACCGEDAVKWCRANSADVVLMDMNMPGIGGLEATRKIARTFVDTKVIMLTVHTENPLPAKVMQAGAAGYLSKGAAPQEVVNAIRSVYAGQRYIASDIAQQMALSQIEPEKTASPFACLSERELQIMLMITKGQKVNEISEQLNLSPKTVNSYRYRMFSKLNIHGDVELTHLAIRHGLCNAESLVSQ, via the coding sequence TTGATCAACGTCCTTCTTGTTGATGACCACGAACTGGTGCGCGCAGGGATACGACGCATTCTTGAAGATATAAAAGGCATCAAAGTGGCCGGTGAGGCCTGCTGTGGCGAAGACGCGGTAAAATGGTGCCGCGCTAACTCGGCAGACGTTGTGCTGATGGATATGAACATGCCCGGTATCGGTGGGCTTGAGGCCACGCGCAAAATTGCCCGCACCTTTGTTGATACCAAAGTCATCATGCTGACCGTGCATACGGAAAATCCGCTTCCTGCCAAAGTGATGCAGGCGGGAGCTGCCGGATACCTGAGTAAAGGCGCCGCACCTCAGGAAGTTGTCAATGCTATCCGTTCTGTTTATGCCGGGCAGCGTTACATCGCGTCGGACATTGCACAACAAATGGCGTTGAGTCAGATTGAACCGGAAAAAACGGCATCGCCCTTTGCCTGTTTGTCTGAGCGCGAATTGCAGATTATGCTAATGATCACTAAAGGTCAGAAGGTGAATGAGATTTCCGAGCAACTGAATCTCAGCCCGAAAACGGTCAACAGCTACCGCTATAGAATGTTCAGTAAACTGAACATTCATGGTGATGTCGAATTGACTCACCTGGCCATTCGTCATGGTCTGTGCAATGCGGAGTCGTTAGTAAGTCAGTGA